Proteins encoded within one genomic window of Bombus pyrosoma isolate SC7728 linkage group LG13, ASM1482585v1, whole genome shotgun sequence:
- the LOC122574211 gene encoding uncharacterized protein LOC122574211 isoform X4: MPVTSSSFRRMGCVPSGSSCKKGSIRLMTTKLTFTKGQLCNLNTYFRKLVDEAQNDSSNAFAIEAIVERLVQRLMRSAGNLDRRFSSMFLVSLNEPRRIKQGRFEYLLRIDALSISSVSPEQGCSTVCVEEDASLPGFIRLKMLGVGAEVWREYVDVAGRLRRDLVKAKLANLLATAIKQDVGDQTNDRICVSPGQVVDAEILDKILKQPDHCRIFYGSAVSDGPLPEPRNHRVALIEDSGGILLRIGLDKFKSREVEVRLLIGIGVSSWPTLADYPQRIPLYHCDALLHYTVAQSGMYAVVVGPYSGARCENRATLWRVRVPAAEKIMSQHYAADSVPALTESVLLEILYELREGRILHLPIKPKAGRKNGPSPPDRLRVVSRHILRTVHRWALERTGPDPLTSWAPDTLSCHVLLALDELVAALKCQSLRCYFHPRCNVMLQCARGGMAYHEDSYVSDRRLLESYLETLHYRSFSMTRDVPRPLDVMENELIVRWRDIIAALPRETSNEDYGYSQKQLEYFSMILEQVLRAKNALLQNYPDNYTYSNFSELSYCMTEQVENLVFLLKLILTQAKNQSYPMTNRKLRMNDHRKESKKRRHCNTSSQFDYSVGLLIDVIARDRETANMDLESFPIMTKILLQWLYFGMDYDRKFLEPILRPYLNNLFNSLHEHGWCATSWKKGQEVYASEMQSLSIFCKSVISEEISPANGIVDYLSKGWRWAENMTKMIEHSGNSLRLIFLPRDRAIKYNLTFTENKSLSSFSTWSKARSVSTIVRKKSIHYRISELFDFLSKLQGSIASTEKKGSARSRRSFATAGASGRVGNGATRGQRILSSFEEDHLLVYIQFTDPSLQTETGVGFPGFRRTSVARNSRAANHRGASETAGERDTGDA, encoded by the exons ATGCCCGTGACTTCATCGTCCTTTCGAAG GATGGGCTGCGTACCTAGTGGATCGTCGTGCAAGAAGGGCAGCATTCGATTAATGACTACGAAGCTTACTTTCACCAAGGGTCAGCTGTGCAACCTGAACACGTATTTTCGCAAACTGGTCGACGAGGCTCAGAATG ATTCCTCTAATGCTTTTGCGATCGAAGCTATCGTGGAAAGATTGGTTCAACGATTGATGCGAAGCGCTGGTAATCTCGATCGAAGATTCTCATCTatgtttctcgtttcattaAACGAACCTCGACGAATAAAG cAAGGTAGGTTTGAATATCTGCTGCGGATAGATGCATTGTCGATTTCGAGTGTAAGTCCCGAGCAGGGATGCTCGACGGTGTGTGTCGAGGAGGATGCCTCTCTACCAGGCTTTATTCGGCTGAAGATGCTTGGCGTTGGGGCGGAAGTCTGGCGGGAGTACGTGGATGTCGCAGGAAGGTTGAGGAGAGATCTTGTAAAAGCCAAATTAGCAAATTTATTGGCCACGGCTATTAAACAAG ACGTTGGAGATCAAACAAATGACAGAATTTGTGTTTCACCTGGTCAAGTGGTCGATGCTGAAATCCTCGACAAGATATTGAAGCAACCGGACCACTGTCGAATATTTTACGGGTCAg CTGTCTCGGACGGACCATTACCAGAGCCAAGGAATCATCGAGTGGCCTTGATCGAAGATTCCGGAGGGATACTGCTTAGAATCGGATTGGATAAATTTAAATCTCGCGAAGTTGAAGTCAGGCTACTAATCGGTATCGGAGTGTCGTCGTGGCCCACTTTAGCGGACTATCCTCAACGGATACCTCTCTATCATTGCGATGCTCTTCTTCATTACACTGTGGCGCAAAGT GGCATGTACGCGGTAGTTGTTGGTCCGTATTCCGGTGCACGTTGCGAGAACCGAGCAACTCTCTGGAGAGTACGTGTTCCGGCAGCCGAGAAAATTATGAGTCAACACTATGCCGCCGACAGTGTACCAGCCCTCACTGAATCCGTccttttggaaattttatatgagCTGCGCGAAGGCCGTATTTTGCATTTACCGATAAAACCAAAG GCAGGACGGAAAAACGGCCCCTCGCCTCCAGATCGCTTACGAGTAGTTTCCAGACACATTCTGAGAACTGTGCACCGATGGGCTCTAGAAAGAACAGGACCGGATCCGTTGACGAGCTGGGCGCCCGATACCCTTTCGTGTCATGTTCTATTAGCGTTGGACGAGTTAGTCGCTGCTCTGAAATGCCAGAGCCTGAGGTGTTACTTTCATCCGCGCTGCAACGTGATGCTACAATGCGCGAGAG GAGGAATGGCGTATCACGAGGACTCTTACGTCTCTGATCGTCGATTGTTAGAATCTTACTTGGAAACTCTTCATTATCGTTCCTTCTCCATGACACGTGATGTACCAAGACCTCTAGACGTTATGGAGAATGAGCTCATTGTGAGATGGCGAGATATCATTGCCGCGTTGCCCAGAGAGACGTCCAATGAGGATTACGGATATAGCCAGAAGCAGTTGGAATATTTTAGCATGATCCTAGAGCAAGTTCTACGAGCAAAGAACGCTTTGTTACAG AACTATCCGGACAACTATACTTACTCGAATTTCTCGGAATTATCCTACTGTATGACGGAACAAGTGGAGAATCTCGTGTTcctattgaaattaattctaacACAGGCCAAGAACCAGAGTTATCCGATGACGAATCGCAAGCTGCGAATGAACGATCATCGTAAGGAatcaaaaaaaagaagacattGCAATACGAGCAGTCAGTTCGATTATTCGGTCGGACTGCTAATCGATGTTATCGCAAGAGATAGAGAAACAGCCAATATGGATTTGGAATCTTTTCCAATAATGACCAAAATACTTTTACAATGGCTATACTTTG GTATGGACTATGATCGAAAGTTTCTCGAGCCTATTCTACGTCCATATCTGAACAATCTTTTCAACAGCCTTCACGAACATGGTTGGTGTGCAACGTCTTGGAAGAAGGGACAGGAGGTCTATGCTTCCGAGATGCAATCGCTATCGATATTCTGTAAATCTGTGATAAGCGAGGAAATATCACCTGCTAACGGGATCGTGGACTATCTATCAAAGGGTTGGCGCTGGGCAGAAAATATGACGAAGATGATCGAGCATTCGGGGAATTCTCTGCGTCTGATTTTTCTTCCCAGAGACAGGGCGATTAAGTACAACTTAACTTTCACAGAGAACAAGAGTCTCAGCTCGTTCTCCACGTGGAGCAAAGCTAGGAGCGTCAGTACGATCGTGAGGAAGAAAAGTATACATTACAGAATCAGCGAGCTATTTGATTTTCTATCAAAGTTGCAAGGATCGATTGCCTCGACTGAAAAGAAAG GTTCTGCAAGAAGTCGCCGCTCTTTTGCCACGGCAGGAGCAAGTGGCCGTGTTGGAAATGGTGCAACGCGTGGCCAGAGAATCCTCTCGTCGTTCGAAGAAGACCACCTGCTTGTATACATCCAGTTCACCGATCCAAGTCTACAGACCGAG ACCGGAGTCGGATTTCCTGGATTCAGGCGCACGTCTGTCGCCAGGAATTCGCGAGCGGCGAATCATCGCGGAGCATCAGAAACAGCTGGAGAGAGAGATACAGGAGATGCATGA